One window of the Natrinema sp. HArc-T2 genome contains the following:
- a CDS encoding AI-2E family transporter, translated as MNLSKGFLLVVVALFAYLSLLLVLPFSQYVLGAILVAYILSPIQTGLERRGGISPSIAAFALVAATVAGVVVPLVIVIALVASDARRLVENTETGSIGTTDLERYIEEQTGMSVDLTATLADSAQGIGSTVLEQSTAWFSALTHTAVGLGVAIFLLYYLLKDGDALLAWIRELTPLPDDVQDEFYRELDAVMWAVLVGHVLIAIIQGTLAGLGLVATGVPNAAFWTVVMIVLSLIPLIGSFLVWGPAVGFLFLTNEPVLAVGLLGYSTIIVGLSDDYLRPLLVDRYADLNPAVIILGVLGGVYAFGVMGLFYGPVVLGALIATLNVMNDHYNRLERTPGMQ; from the coding sequence GTGAACCTCAGCAAGGGCTTTCTACTGGTTGTCGTTGCCCTCTTTGCGTATCTCTCGTTGCTGCTCGTACTCCCGTTTTCCCAGTACGTTCTCGGCGCCATTCTTGTGGCATACATCCTCTCTCCGATCCAGACCGGACTCGAGAGACGGGGCGGGATTTCACCGTCGATCGCCGCCTTCGCCCTCGTCGCCGCGACGGTTGCGGGTGTCGTCGTGCCGCTGGTCATCGTCATCGCACTGGTCGCAAGCGACGCCCGACGGCTCGTCGAAAACACCGAGACGGGATCGATCGGAACCACCGACCTCGAGCGATACATCGAGGAACAGACCGGCATGAGCGTCGATCTGACAGCCACACTCGCCGACTCCGCACAGGGAATCGGCAGCACGGTCCTCGAGCAGTCGACGGCGTGGTTTAGCGCACTGACCCATACCGCCGTCGGGCTGGGGGTTGCGATCTTTCTGCTCTATTACCTGCTCAAAGACGGGGACGCACTGTTGGCCTGGATCAGGGAGTTGACGCCGCTGCCGGACGACGTTCAGGACGAGTTCTACCGGGAACTGGACGCGGTGATGTGGGCGGTCCTCGTTGGCCACGTCCTGATCGCAATCATCCAAGGAACCCTCGCCGGGCTCGGGCTGGTCGCGACAGGGGTTCCAAACGCCGCGTTCTGGACGGTCGTCATGATTGTCCTCTCGTTGATCCCGCTGATCGGCTCGTTTCTCGTGTGGGGGCCGGCCGTGGGCTTTCTGTTCCTGACGAATGAACCGGTGCTTGCGGTTGGACTTCTCGGCTACAGTACGATCATTGTCGGCCTCTCCGACGACTACCTCCGGCCCCTCCTCGTCGATCGCTACGCCGATCTCAATCCCGCCGTGATCATCCTCGGTGTCCTCGGCGGCGTCTATGCGTTCGGCGTCATGGGACTGTTCTACGGCCCCGTCGTCCTCGGCGCGCTGATCGCGACGCTGAACGTGATGAACGATCACTACAACCGACTCGAGAGAACCCCCGGAATGCAGTAG
- a CDS encoding PfkB family carbohydrate kinase — protein sequence MASVSVLVAGHVNWDVTLRVDRLPEPDGEASIRSQRQSGGGSAANVAAALAGLGVEAELIGSVGDDDHGLLARRELETAGVSLSGVRVIEDADTAVKYLLVDDDGEVAILGNDGVNEAVTPADLEPARIRATDHVHLTGQRPDTAAAIAQLADDAGISVSFDPGRRLADRDYDDALALADIVFVTDREATALLTDESPAPMVDDRIIVVTCGADGAEAYTPDGSLAHSGFDVEPVDTAGAGDAFAAGFLSTWLEDGSVDRALAYGNACGSLTASRDGARSAPAAATVEDVLTQ from the coding sequence ATGGCTTCAGTATCGGTTCTCGTGGCCGGCCACGTCAACTGGGACGTGACCCTTCGGGTCGACAGACTTCCCGAACCTGACGGCGAGGCCTCGATCCGCTCACAGCGCCAGTCCGGAGGGGGCAGCGCTGCCAACGTCGCCGCTGCACTCGCCGGGCTGGGCGTCGAAGCCGAACTCATCGGTAGCGTCGGCGACGACGACCACGGCCTGCTCGCCCGCCGCGAACTCGAGACCGCGGGTGTCTCGCTGTCGGGTGTTCGCGTGATCGAAGACGCAGACACTGCCGTCAAATACCTGCTTGTCGACGACGACGGCGAGGTCGCGATTCTGGGCAACGACGGTGTCAACGAGGCTGTCACGCCCGCCGACCTCGAGCCGGCCCGGATCCGTGCGACCGACCACGTCCATCTGACCGGCCAGCGACCCGACACCGCCGCAGCGATCGCACAGCTCGCAGACGACGCCGGGATTTCCGTCAGTTTCGATCCCGGTCGTCGACTCGCCGACCGCGACTACGACGATGCGCTCGCGCTCGCCGACATCGTCTTCGTGACCGATCGAGAAGCGACGGCGCTGCTCACGGACGAGTCGCCAGCGCCGATGGTCGACGACCGGATCATCGTCGTCACCTGTGGTGCTGACGGCGCGGAAGCGTACACTCCGGACGGCTCGCTCGCACATTCGGGGTTCGACGTCGAGCCGGTCGACACAGCCGGCGCAGGCGATGCCTTCGCCGCGGGCTTTCTGTCGACCTGGCTCGAGGACGGGTCGGTCGATCGTGCACTCGCGTACGGGAACGCCTGCGGGTCGCTGACTGCCAGTCGTGATGGCGCGCGGAGTGCGCCGGCGGCTGCGACCGTCGAGGACGTGCTCACGCAGTGA
- a CDS encoding tRNA (N(6)-L-threonylcarbamoyladenosine(37)-C(2))-methylthiotransferase, translating to MARYHIETYGCTSNRGESREIERRLRDAGHYRVDGPDEADVAILNTCTVVEKTERNMLRRAEELADETADLFITGCMALAQGEEFAQADIDGQVLHWDEVPEAVTNGECPTTTPDAEPILDGVVGILPIARGCMSDCSYCITKHATGKIDSPSIEENVEKARALIHAGAKEIRITGQDTGVYGWDEGERKLHRLLEEICAIDGDFRVRVGMANPKGVHGIREELAAVFAEHDELYDFLHAPVQSGSDDVLGDMRRQHQVEEYLEVVDTFDATLDYWTLSTDFIVGFPTETDHDHAQSMALLRETRPEKINVTRFSKRPGTDAADMKGLGGTVKKERSKEMSEVKRELVADAYANMVGKRREDCLVVEEGTADSVKCRDSAYRQIIIQNASEYGLEPGDFVDLGITAHETMYAFGTPV from the coding sequence ATGGCCCGGTATCACATCGAAACGTATGGGTGTACGTCGAATCGCGGAGAGAGCCGTGAGATCGAGCGACGGCTCCGCGATGCGGGCCACTACCGGGTCGACGGACCGGACGAGGCCGACGTCGCGATCCTCAACACCTGCACCGTCGTCGAGAAGACCGAGCGCAACATGCTCCGGCGGGCCGAGGAACTGGCCGACGAGACGGCGGATCTCTTTATTACCGGCTGTATGGCCTTAGCCCAGGGCGAGGAGTTCGCCCAAGCCGACATCGACGGTCAGGTCCTCCACTGGGACGAGGTCCCCGAAGCCGTCACCAACGGCGAGTGTCCGACGACGACCCCCGACGCCGAACCGATCTTAGACGGCGTCGTCGGTATCCTCCCGATTGCACGCGGCTGTATGTCCGACTGCTCGTACTGTATCACCAAACACGCGACCGGCAAGATCGACTCCCCGTCGATCGAGGAAAACGTCGAAAAGGCCCGCGCACTGATTCACGCCGGCGCGAAAGAGATCCGCATCACGGGCCAGGACACCGGCGTCTACGGCTGGGACGAAGGCGAGCGCAAGCTTCACCGCTTGCTCGAGGAGATTTGTGCCATCGACGGCGACTTCCGGGTCCGCGTGGGGATGGCTAACCCGAAAGGCGTCCACGGCATCCGTGAGGAACTCGCCGCGGTCTTCGCCGAACACGACGAACTCTACGACTTCCTGCACGCGCCGGTCCAGTCCGGCAGCGACGACGTTCTCGGCGATATGCGCCGCCAGCATCAGGTCGAAGAGTATCTCGAGGTCGTCGACACCTTCGACGCAACACTCGACTACTGGACGCTGTCGACGGACTTCATCGTCGGCTTCCCCACCGAGACCGACCACGACCACGCACAGTCGATGGCCCTGCTGCGGGAGACCCGCCCGGAGAAAATCAATGTGACGCGCTTCTCGAAGCGACCGGGCACCGATGCCGCCGACATGAAGGGGCTGGGCGGCACGGTCAAGAAGGAACGCTCGAAGGAGATGAGCGAGGTCAAGCGCGAGCTCGTCGCCGACGCCTACGCGAACATGGTCGGCAAGCGTCGCGAAGACTGTCTCGTCGTCGAGGAGGGGACCGCCGACTCCGTCAAGTGCCGCGACTCCGCCTATCGCCAGATCATCATCCAGAACGCGAGCGAGTACGGCCTCGAGCCCGGCGACTTCGTCGACCTCGGGATCACGGCCCACGAGACGATGTACGCGTTCGGAACGCCGGTATAG
- a CDS encoding amphi-Trp domain-containing protein, with translation MTDTPDETDRPTDSDTGDRFSLERAGDRTDVAELFRELTAAVESGRPVTFSDDGQTVSITVPDRVVAGLEATSEPTADHPVAELALTLEWDDPDGSSVRVTDRDEDDATDAEPTDGDGRTSRFEVYEDAAGEWRWRLVHWNGNIIADSGEGYASRFNAERAARGVMRNAPTASIQRRD, from the coding sequence ATGACCGACACACCGGACGAAACCGATCGACCGACCGACTCGGACACAGGTGATCGCTTCTCCCTCGAGCGTGCAGGCGACCGCACGGACGTCGCCGAACTCTTCCGCGAGTTGACGGCCGCTGTCGAGTCGGGACGACCGGTTACCTTCTCCGACGACGGCCAGACGGTCAGCATCACGGTTCCGGACCGCGTCGTCGCCGGACTCGAAGCAACGAGCGAGCCAACTGCCGACCACCCAGTCGCCGAACTGGCCCTCACACTCGAGTGGGACGACCCCGACGGCTCGAGTGTTCGGGTCACCGATCGTGACGAGGACGACGCGACGGACGCCGAGCCGACCGACGGCGATGGCCGAACCAGCCGCTTCGAGGTCTACGAGGATGCGGCGGGCGAGTGGCGCTGGCGACTCGTCCACTGGAACGGCAACATCATCGCCGACAGCGGCGAAGGGTACGCCTCACGGTTCAACGCCGAACGGGCGGCTCGCGGCGTCATGCGAAACGCGCCGACGGCGAGCATCCAGCGACGCGATTGA
- a CDS encoding HIT domain-containing protein produces MEQVFAPWRIEWIRRENKNTEIEDCVFCELPEQETDRENLIVARSDHAFVMLNNYPYNPGHTMVIPYAHTGEYAALEDEILLDHARLKQRTFDALEDALEPDGFNAGLNLGNGAGGSIDDHLHTHVVPRWQGDTNFMPVLSDTTVIVEALEATYEHVHEAFATQEGTTVPDADSAVVVESGEDK; encoded by the coding sequence ATGGAGCAGGTGTTCGCACCGTGGCGTATCGAGTGGATCAGACGCGAGAACAAGAACACGGAGATCGAGGACTGTGTTTTCTGTGAACTCCCCGAGCAGGAGACCGACCGGGAGAACCTGATCGTCGCGCGAAGCGATCACGCGTTCGTCATGCTGAACAACTATCCGTACAACCCGGGTCACACCATGGTAATTCCATACGCACACACCGGCGAGTATGCGGCGCTTGAAGACGAGATTCTCCTCGATCATGCCCGCTTGAAACAGCGAACCTTCGATGCGCTCGAGGATGCACTCGAGCCAGACGGGTTCAACGCCGGCTTGAACCTCGGAAATGGGGCAGGTGGCTCGATCGACGACCATCTACACACCCACGTCGTCCCACGCTGGCAGGGCGACACCAACTTCATGCCGGTGTTGAGCGATACCACGGTGATCGTCGAAGCACTCGAGGCAACCTACGAGCACGTCCACGAGGCGTTCGCCACACAGGAGGGGACGACCGTCCCCGACGCGGACAGCGCTGTCGTCGTCGAGTCGGGAGAGGATAAATAA
- a CDS encoding nucleoside phosphorylase, which yields MTQPHLLVDEGELTDIALIPGDPGRVDRIADHCDEAETITENREYKIVNATYKGRELTICSTGIGCPSAAIAIEELAAVGVETFLRVGTTGALQSDIEIGDMVVATGAAKNEGTTKRYEAVEYPAVPDYEALSALVDAAEANDEDVHVGPIASDDAFYAETDEAVADWEDAGLLCVEMEAAAVFSLARRKGLRAGAICTVDGNLVEGTQKGTDTDDDELPDKAKNNVGRAIDITLEAATTL from the coding sequence ATGACACAGCCCCATCTACTGGTCGACGAGGGAGAGTTGACGGACATCGCGCTCATCCCGGGTGATCCCGGACGGGTCGACCGCATCGCCGACCACTGTGACGAGGCCGAAACGATCACGGAAAACCGCGAGTACAAGATCGTCAACGCCACCTACAAGGGACGAGAACTGACGATCTGTTCGACGGGGATCGGCTGTCCCTCGGCCGCAATCGCCATCGAAGAACTGGCCGCCGTCGGCGTCGAGACGTTCCTCCGGGTCGGTACCACGGGGGCGCTCCAGTCGGACATCGAGATCGGCGACATGGTCGTCGCGACCGGCGCGGCGAAAAACGAGGGGACCACCAAACGGTACGAGGCCGTCGAGTACCCCGCCGTGCCGGACTACGAGGCGCTGTCGGCGCTGGTCGACGCCGCCGAAGCGAACGACGAGGACGTCCACGTCGGCCCCATCGCCTCCGACGACGCCTTCTACGCCGAAACCGATGAGGCCGTCGCCGACTGGGAGGACGCCGGCCTCCTCTGTGTCGAGATGGAAGCCGCCGCCGTCTTCTCGCTGGCTCGCCGAAAGGGGCTGCGCGCTGGCGCGATCTGTACCGTCGACGGCAATCTCGTCGAAGGCACGCAGAAAGGAACCGACACCGACGACGACGAACTCCCCGACAAAGCCAAGAACAACGTCGGTCGTGCGATCGACATCACGCTCGAGGCAGCGACCACCCTGTAA
- a CDS encoding HalOD1 output domain-containing protein, protein MTKGRVTESNGCSPRRRIQYERDADESPSIAAAMALAQYFGDDITATSTRLYDYIDPDALDSLFADTNRGKRRTAGTVEFEVDDALVTIRSDRIDVRPTR, encoded by the coding sequence ATGACGAAAGGAAGGGTAACCGAGTCCAACGGATGTAGCCCCAGACGGCGCATCCAGTACGAACGAGACGCCGACGAGTCGCCGAGCATCGCCGCTGCCATGGCACTGGCCCAGTATTTCGGTGACGATATCACTGCGACCAGTACGCGGCTGTACGACTACATCGACCCGGATGCACTCGATAGCCTCTTTGCGGACACGAATCGTGGAAAGAGGCGGACAGCCGGAACGGTCGAGTTCGAAGTCGACGACGCCCTCGTCACGATCCGATCCGACCGTATCGACGTGCGCCCGACTCGGTAA
- a CDS encoding HNH endonuclease, which yields MTSRDWIADREAVFDRDAFTCQQCGDDEPATLHPYPIGDVPLEDAVHESALVTVCEVCFNALEPSLAAASIESDALFHRVRDATRLQGETISDLAAFASLSTSLPATLESARDDGTEVDSDDAVSEYQHTRRDVLLAIALVDARLEELAALESAVDSDVRPSLLAFTETATALQSTLIEAVELSETVVSALERCHGCFAPLEEETCSTCGLEARETADWHDIGGSIAFDQLFATINETLQDAAETTDTLTDRTTALAAQLTT from the coding sequence ATGACTTCACGCGACTGGATCGCCGACAGAGAGGCCGTGTTCGACCGCGATGCGTTCACGTGTCAACAGTGTGGTGACGATGAACCGGCGACGCTTCATCCCTATCCTATCGGTGACGTGCCACTCGAGGATGCCGTTCACGAAAGCGCCCTCGTCACCGTCTGTGAGGTCTGTTTCAATGCGCTCGAGCCATCTCTCGCGGCGGCCTCCATCGAGTCCGACGCGCTGTTTCACCGCGTTCGCGACGCGACCCGGCTGCAGGGTGAGACGATTTCGGATCTCGCTGCCTTCGCGTCGCTGTCGACATCGCTGCCTGCGACCCTCGAGTCCGCCCGCGACGATGGGACCGAGGTCGACAGCGACGACGCGGTGTCGGAGTACCAGCACACCCGGCGCGACGTTCTGCTTGCGATCGCGCTCGTCGACGCCCGCCTCGAGGAACTCGCTGCCCTCGAATCGGCTGTCGACTCCGACGTTCGGCCATCACTTCTGGCGTTCACCGAGACGGCGACGGCCCTCCAGTCGACGCTCATCGAGGCCGTCGAACTGAGCGAGACGGTCGTGTCGGCGCTCGAGCGCTGTCACGGCTGCTTCGCCCCGCTCGAAGAAGAGACGTGTTCGACCTGTGGACTCGAGGCCCGCGAAACGGCTGACTGGCACGACATCGGTGGGTCGATCGCGTTCGACCAGCTTTTCGCCACGATCAACGAGACGTTACAGGACGCCGCTGAGACGACCGACACGCTGACCGACCGGACGACAGCGCTCGCAGCGCAGCTCACGACGTGA
- a CDS encoding DUF547 domain-containing protein, protein MSTQLDPLSLSADLLYTVKTEGDADPLRERLATLERSHLDRALSGRKGKLAFWLNCYNAYAQLLLEEEADDDLFEGGLLDEWKFFARDQIPISGVWLSLNDIEHGLLRSSKLPWGMGYLPRLFPSSFERQFRLESCDPRIHFALSHGADHCPPIAVYSPRDVDEELDIAIEWFLEENVSYDHDAAKATVPRLFRQYRGDFGGTSGIVAFLREYNAVPVDSTPSLEYERIDWSADLDLELDGDVRR, encoded by the coding sequence ATGTCGACGCAGCTCGATCCGCTCTCGCTCTCGGCTGATCTCCTCTATACTGTCAAGACCGAGGGCGATGCGGACCCGTTGCGGGAACGTCTCGCGACGCTCGAGCGGTCGCACTTGGATCGAGCGCTGTCCGGTCGCAAGGGAAAGCTCGCGTTCTGGCTCAACTGTTATAACGCGTACGCCCAGCTTTTGCTCGAAGAGGAGGCCGACGACGACTTATTCGAGGGCGGGCTGCTCGACGAGTGGAAGTTCTTCGCACGCGATCAGATCCCGATCAGTGGGGTCTGGCTGAGTCTCAACGACATCGAGCACGGACTGCTTCGGAGTTCGAAACTGCCGTGGGGGATGGGCTATCTGCCACGCCTATTTCCCTCGTCGTTCGAACGGCAGTTCCGCCTCGAGTCGTGTGATCCACGGATCCACTTCGCGCTGAGTCACGGGGCCGACCACTGTCCGCCGATCGCGGTCTACTCACCTCGCGATGTCGACGAGGAACTGGACATCGCCATCGAGTGGTTTTTGGAGGAAAACGTCTCCTACGATCACGACGCTGCCAAAGCGACGGTCCCACGCCTGTTCCGGCAGTATCGAGGCGACTTCGGCGGAACGAGCGGGATCGTCGCGTTCCTCCGGGAGTACAACGCCGTCCCGGTCGATTCGACCCCGTCGCTCGAGTACGAGCGTATCGACTGGTCGGCCGACCTCGATCTCGAGCTCGACGGCGACGTTCGGCGGTAG
- a CDS encoding winged helix-turn-helix transcriptional regulator: MTDTRDKIHAHVQANAGVHFNELVRESAFAPGQVQYHIRRLLEDDRLVREEWYGRTHYYPPEYDAWERSALALFRRETAREIVTHLIEHEPAAPDDIADELGIARSTLEYHLDRLVEHEIVDKRYDEHNRVVLELANPDATGRLLTTVTPTVPDRLVDRFTRLVDELLSGTPESQ, from the coding sequence ATGACCGACACGCGAGATAAGATCCACGCCCATGTTCAGGCCAACGCCGGTGTTCACTTCAACGAACTCGTCAGGGAGTCGGCGTTCGCGCCGGGACAGGTCCAGTATCATATCCGTCGACTGCTCGAGGACGATCGCCTCGTCCGGGAAGAGTGGTACGGCCGGACACATTACTATCCGCCGGAGTACGACGCGTGGGAGCGGAGTGCGCTGGCGCTGTTCCGTCGCGAAACCGCCCGCGAGATCGTCACGCATCTGATCGAACACGAGCCGGCTGCACCCGACGACATCGCCGACGAGCTCGGAATCGCCCGGAGCACGCTCGAGTACCACCTTGACCGACTGGTCGAGCACGAGATCGTCGACAAGCGCTACGACGAACACAACCGCGTCGTCCTCGAGCTTGCAAACCCCGACGCGACTGGCCGGCTGTTGACGACGGTGACACCGACGGTCCCCGATCGGCTCGTCGACCGGTTCACGCGGCTCGTCGACGAGTTGCTCTCGGGCACGCCCGAGTCACAGTAA
- a CDS encoding universal stress protein, whose product MARPLLETIVVPIASEDDADETCQAILDTIDDEDEHPTIHAVHVIEKAGGAPDKAGVEQREERAARIFDRVGAFLADESVTLETELLYGTDVAATVLDRARELDATAIVFTPRGASRWLKLLSGDVERKLLSQADRPLVVLPRSDQET is encoded by the coding sequence ATGGCTAGACCCCTCCTCGAGACGATCGTGGTTCCGATCGCGAGCGAAGACGACGCCGACGAGACGTGCCAGGCGATTCTCGACACGATCGACGACGAAGACGAGCACCCGACGATCCACGCCGTCCACGTGATCGAGAAGGCCGGTGGCGCACCCGACAAGGCAGGCGTCGAACAGCGCGAAGAGCGCGCTGCGCGCATCTTCGACCGCGTCGGCGCCTTCCTGGCCGACGAATCGGTGACCCTCGAGACGGAGCTCCTGTACGGCACCGATGTCGCAGCAACGGTTTTAGACCGCGCTCGAGAACTCGACGCGACGGCGATCGTCTTTACACCGCGTGGCGCAAGCCGGTGGCTGAAGCTGCTCTCCGGCGACGTCGAACGAAAACTCCTCTCGCAGGCCGACCGACCGCTCGTGGTGCTGCCGCGATCCGACCAGGAGACGTAA